A genomic region of Papaver somniferum cultivar HN1 chromosome 7, ASM357369v1, whole genome shotgun sequence contains the following coding sequences:
- the LOC113292739 gene encoding NDR1/HIN1-like protein 26, producing MSQVLVDSPKHCAKKGFKVNKFINRKILYVFSTFFSTIIFLIFLIWLTLHPSKPEFFLKQADIYQLNLSTPHLLNSSIQITLVSKNPNTKVGVFYDQLQVYASYKGQQITVDEYLPPFYQGHEDSNILSASLMGISLSVSPSFGYEVNRDQTIGKLVFSLKINGRLRWKIGAWISSPYRFIVNCVTIQAFGPNNAVGSGPVSANQGSQCSTTV from the coding sequence ATGTCTCAAGTCCTCGTAGATTCACCAAAACATTGTGCCAAAAAAGGATTCAAAGTAAACAAATTTATTAACAGAAAAATCTTGTatgttttctcaactttcttctCGACtattatctttttaatttttctcaTTTGGTTAACCTTACATCCATCAAAACCTGAGTTTTTCCTTAAGCAAGCTGATATCTATCAACTTAATCTTTCAACTCCTCATCTTCTAAACTCTTCCATACAGATTACTCTAGTTTCAAAAAATCCTAATACAAAAGTAGGTGTTTTCTAtgatcaacttcaagtttatgcCTCATATAAAGGACAACAAATTACTGTTGATGAATATTTGCCACCATTTTATCAAGGTCATGAAGATAGCAATATTTTAAGTGCTTCATTGATGGGTATTAGTCTGTCTGTGTCGCCTTCTTTCGGTTATGAAGTTAACCGTGATCAAACTATTGGTAAGTTGGTTTTCAGTTTAAAGATTAATGGAAGATTAAGGTGGAAAATTGGAGCATGGATTTCAAGTCCGTACCGGTTTATCGTTAATTGTGTTACGATTCAGGCTTTCGGACCCAATAATGCCGTCGGTTCAGGTCCTGTTAGTGCTAACCAAGGTAGTCAATGTTCTACAACTGTTTAA